One Mycolicibacterium goodii genomic region harbors:
- a CDS encoding acyl-ACP desaturase — MSTEYTDLQLLHELEPVVETLINRHMRMRKDWNPHDYIPWSDGKNYYALGGQDWEPGQSKLSEVAQTAMVQNLLTEDNLPSYHREIAMNMGMDGAWGQWVNRWTAEENRHGIALRDYLVVTRAIDPVELEELRVEQVTRGFSPGQNQQGDLFAESLFDSVIYVTFQELATRVSHRNTGKACNEPIADQLLQRVSADENLHMIFYRDVSAAGLDIAPNQAMASLHRVLANFKMPGYTVPDFRRKAVVIAVGGVYDPRIHLDDVVMPVLKKWRIFEREDFTGEGARLRDDLGRLVEELEDACDKFEIAKERRLERERKMAEKKAMKNLLVSSPS; from the coding sequence ATGTCGACCGAATACACCGACCTGCAGCTCCTGCACGAACTTGAGCCTGTCGTCGAGACCCTCATCAACCGCCACATGCGGATGCGTAAGGACTGGAATCCCCACGACTACATCCCCTGGTCCGACGGCAAGAACTACTACGCGCTCGGCGGTCAGGACTGGGAGCCGGGGCAGTCGAAGCTGTCCGAGGTCGCGCAGACCGCGATGGTGCAGAACCTGCTCACCGAGGACAATCTGCCCTCCTACCACCGCGAGATCGCGATGAACATGGGCATGGACGGCGCATGGGGTCAGTGGGTCAACCGCTGGACCGCCGAGGAGAACCGCCACGGCATCGCGCTGCGCGATTACCTCGTGGTCACACGCGCCATCGATCCCGTCGAGCTCGAAGAGCTGCGTGTCGAGCAGGTCACCCGCGGCTTCTCGCCCGGCCAGAACCAGCAGGGCGATCTGTTTGCCGAGAGCCTGTTCGACTCGGTCATCTATGTGACTTTCCAAGAACTTGCGACCCGCGTGTCACACCGCAACACCGGCAAGGCCTGCAACGAGCCGATCGCCGATCAGCTCCTGCAGCGCGTCTCCGCCGACGAGAACCTGCACATGATCTTCTACCGCGACGTATCGGCCGCGGGTCTCGACATCGCCCCCAACCAGGCGATGGCATCGCTGCACCGTGTGCTCGCGAACTTCAAGATGCCCGGCTACACCGTGCCGGACTTCCGCCGCAAGGCCGTCGTCATCGCCGTCGGCGGTGTGTACGACCCGCGCATCCACCTCGATGACGTCGTGATGCCGGTACTCAAGAAGTGGCGCATCTTCGAGCGCGAGGACTTCACCGGTGAGGGTGCGCGCCTGCGTGACGACCTCGGCCGACTCGTCGAAGAGCTCGAGGACGCCTGCGACAAGTTCGAGATCGCCAAGGAGCGCCGCCTCGAGCGCGAGCGCAAGATGGCCGAGAAGAAGGCCATGAAGAACCTGCTCGTATCGTCTCCTTCGTGA
- the dusB gene encoding tRNA dihydrouridine synthase DusB, with the protein MQIGSIALRSPVVLAPMAGVTNVAFRTLCRELEIARAGTVSGLYVCEMVTARALVERHPVTMHMTTFAPEESPRSLQLYTVDPDNTYRAAKMIVDENLADHIDMNFGCPVPKVTKRGGGAALPYKRRLFGQIVAAAVRATEGTDIPVTVKFRIGIDDEHHTHLDAGRIAAEEGAAAVALHARTAAQRYSGTADWEQIAALKEHVTGIPVLGNGDIFEADDALAMMAATGCDGVVIGRGCLGRPWLFAELSAAFNNRPIPTPPTLGEVADIVRRHGELLSEHFGEDKGMRDIRKHVAWYLHGFPAGADLRRALALVKTRRELDELLDQLDRDVPFPPAASGPRGRQGSASSVHLPEGWLNDPDDCAVPVGADVMHSGG; encoded by the coding sequence CTGCAGATCGGGTCGATCGCGTTGCGCAGTCCCGTCGTCCTCGCGCCCATGGCCGGCGTGACCAACGTCGCGTTCCGCACGCTGTGCCGGGAACTCGAGATCGCGCGTGCAGGCACCGTGAGCGGTCTGTACGTGTGCGAGATGGTGACCGCCCGGGCGCTCGTCGAGCGCCACCCGGTCACCATGCACATGACGACGTTCGCCCCCGAGGAATCGCCGCGGTCGCTGCAGCTGTACACCGTGGACCCGGACAACACCTACCGGGCCGCGAAGATGATCGTCGACGAGAACCTCGCCGACCACATCGACATGAACTTCGGCTGCCCGGTGCCCAAGGTGACCAAGCGCGGCGGCGGCGCGGCGCTGCCCTACAAACGACGGCTGTTCGGCCAGATCGTCGCGGCCGCGGTACGCGCGACCGAGGGCACCGACATCCCGGTCACCGTCAAGTTCCGCATCGGCATCGACGACGAGCACCACACGCACCTCGACGCCGGACGCATCGCGGCCGAGGAAGGTGCGGCAGCGGTCGCGCTGCATGCGCGCACAGCCGCACAGCGCTACTCGGGCACCGCCGACTGGGAGCAGATCGCGGCGCTCAAGGAACACGTCACCGGCATCCCGGTGCTCGGCAACGGCGACATCTTCGAAGCCGACGACGCGCTGGCCATGATGGCCGCGACCGGCTGCGACGGCGTGGTGATCGGCCGTGGCTGCCTCGGCAGGCCCTGGCTGTTCGCCGAGCTGTCGGCGGCATTCAACAACCGGCCCATCCCGACCCCGCCCACGCTCGGCGAGGTCGCCGACATCGTGCGTCGCCACGGCGAGCTGCTCAGCGAACACTTCGGCGAGGACAAGGGCATGCGCGACATCCGCAAGCACGTCGCGTGGTACCTGCATGGCTTCCCCGCGGGTGCCGATCTGCGTCGCGCACTGGCCCTGGTGAAGACCCGCCGCGAACTCGACGAGCTGCTGGATCAGCTCGATCGCGACGTCCCGTTCCCGCCCGCGGCCTCGGGGCCGCGCGGTCGACAGGGCTCGGCGTCGTCGGTTCATCTGCCCGAGGGCTGGTTGAACGATCCCGACGACTGCGCCGTGCCGGTCGGCGCGGACGTCATGCATTCGGGCGGCTGA
- a CDS encoding MarR family winged helix-turn-helix transcriptional regulator, translated as MKTKSGLVENITALIREVGDRFDDADEDGDAERDFVAARCPAHLIASARSLPMLSMHLLDAIAEEPVSVVGLAAKSGQLKGTVSKHVQRLVEAGLVVRTPVPGNRKEIELRPSADGELVVAAHRELHEEMNRGWHDFLMRYSANELQVLTRVLRDLATAQKVGVRVVAADQPSVTAAR; from the coding sequence GTGAAAACCAAGAGCGGGCTCGTCGAGAACATCACCGCCCTCATCCGTGAGGTCGGCGACAGGTTCGACGACGCGGACGAGGACGGCGATGCCGAACGCGACTTCGTCGCAGCGCGTTGCCCGGCCCACCTCATTGCCTCCGCACGGTCACTGCCGATGCTGTCGATGCACCTGCTCGACGCGATCGCCGAGGAACCGGTCAGTGTGGTCGGCCTCGCCGCGAAGTCCGGACAGCTGAAAGGCACGGTGTCCAAACACGTTCAGCGTCTCGTGGAGGCCGGCCTGGTGGTGCGCACACCGGTCCCCGGCAACCGCAAGGAGATCGAGCTGCGACCGAGTGCCGACGGGGAACTGGTGGTCGCGGCGCACCGCGAACTGCACGAGGAGATGAACCGCGGCTGGCACGACTTCCTCATGCGCTACAGCGCGAACGAGCTGCAGGTGCTCACCAGGGTCCTGCGCGATCTCGCGACCGCGCAGAAGGTGGGGGTGCGCGTGGTGGCGGCGGATCAGCCGTCCGTCACTGCTGCGAGGTGA
- a CDS encoding quinone oxidoreductase family protein produces MKAAVVRAWGQAPVYADLPDPQPSAGAEVADVEACALTNLTKGIASGRHYAAKGIELPMVPGLDGVARLADGTRVCTVGLGSGGMMAERALIDPRRAVAVPEHVDSVTAAALPNPGMSAWITLSHAASVKPGDHVLVLGATGVTGSLAAQLARSMFGAGAVVAVGRDPDRLQWLGSTGAQTIRLGEGDLAARIADLHGARPFDAVLDYLWGEPAEQVLGALAAATPAGGFQATRYIQVGSMAGASLTLDAAVLRATGITVSGVGLGSVPPDVWRQAQTEALPKLMSMAAAGEIELRTQARPLSDIERIWTDSAPSGTRVVVTP; encoded by the coding sequence ATGAAAGCCGCCGTCGTCCGCGCCTGGGGACAGGCACCCGTCTACGCCGATCTGCCGGACCCGCAGCCGAGTGCCGGCGCCGAGGTGGCCGATGTCGAAGCCTGCGCGCTCACCAACCTGACCAAGGGAATTGCCTCGGGACGGCACTACGCCGCCAAGGGCATCGAGCTTCCCATGGTCCCCGGGCTCGACGGAGTGGCCCGACTCGCCGATGGCACGCGGGTCTGCACCGTCGGCCTCGGATCGGGCGGCATGATGGCCGAGCGTGCGCTCATCGATCCCCGCCGGGCCGTGGCGGTCCCCGAACACGTCGACTCCGTGACCGCGGCCGCGCTGCCGAATCCGGGCATGTCCGCGTGGATCACGCTGTCGCATGCCGCGTCGGTCAAGCCAGGCGATCACGTCCTGGTGCTCGGCGCCACCGGCGTGACCGGATCGCTGGCCGCCCAATTGGCCCGATCGATGTTCGGCGCGGGCGCCGTGGTCGCCGTGGGTCGCGACCCCGACCGGTTGCAGTGGTTGGGATCGACCGGGGCACAGACGATCCGGCTCGGCGAGGGCGATCTCGCTGCGCGGATCGCAGATCTGCACGGCGCGAGGCCGTTCGACGCGGTCCTGGACTATCTGTGGGGAGAACCTGCCGAACAGGTGCTCGGTGCTCTCGCGGCAGCCACCCCCGCAGGCGGGTTTCAGGCCACCCGGTACATCCAGGTCGGCTCGATGGCAGGCGCGAGCTTGACCCTGGACGCCGCGGTGCTGCGCGCGACCGGTATCACCGTCAGCGGCGTGGGGCTCGGCAGTGTGCCGCCCGACGTGTGGCGGCAAGCCCAGACCGAAGCCCTGCCCAAACTGATGTCCATGGCCGCTGCCGGTGAGATCGAGCTGCGGACGCAGGCACGCCCGCTGTCCGACATCGAGCGCATCTGGACCGATTCGGCACCGTCGGGCACGCGGGTCGTGGTGACCCCCTAG
- the pstA gene encoding phosphate ABC transporter permease PstA: MTSTLEQPVKAPAFQGVSLRRRLTDHTATVLVTTSVLIALIPLLWVLYSVITKGIHAVTSPTWFTNSQAGMTAFSPGGGVYHAIVGTVLQGLVCSLISIPIGVMVAVYLVEYAGGSRLGKITTFMVDILTGVPSIVAALFIYALWVATLGFQRSGFAVSLSLVLLMIPVIVRATEEMLRIVPMDLREASYALGVPKWKTIVRIVIPTALSGIVTGVMLSLARVMGETAPLLVLVGYAQAMNFDIFSGFMGSLPGMMYDQISAGAGANPVPTDRLWGAALTLILLIALLNVGARFVAKIFAPKKV, from the coding sequence ATGACGTCAACACTCGAACAGCCGGTGAAGGCACCGGCATTCCAAGGTGTGAGCCTGCGGCGCAGGCTGACCGACCACACCGCCACGGTGCTGGTGACCACCTCGGTGCTGATCGCGCTGATCCCGCTGCTGTGGGTGCTGTACTCGGTGATCACCAAGGGGATTCACGCCGTGACCTCGCCGACGTGGTTCACCAACTCGCAGGCCGGGATGACGGCGTTCTCGCCGGGCGGCGGCGTCTACCACGCGATCGTCGGCACGGTCCTGCAGGGACTCGTGTGCTCCCTGATCTCGATCCCGATCGGTGTCATGGTCGCGGTGTACCTCGTCGAGTACGCGGGTGGTTCGCGTCTGGGCAAGATCACCACCTTCATGGTGGACATCCTCACCGGTGTGCCGTCCATCGTCGCGGCGCTGTTCATCTATGCGCTGTGGGTCGCGACCCTGGGTTTCCAGCGGTCCGGCTTCGCGGTGTCACTGTCATTGGTGCTGCTGATGATCCCGGTGATCGTGCGTGCCACCGAGGAGATGCTGCGCATCGTGCCGATGGACCTGCGTGAGGCCAGTTACGCACTGGGCGTGCCCAAATGGAAGACGATCGTCCGCATCGTGATCCCGACGGCGCTGTCGGGCATCGTCACCGGTGTGATGCTGTCGCTGGCCCGTGTGATGGGCGAGACGGCGCCGCTGCTGGTCCTCGTCGGCTACGCCCAGGCGATGAACTTCGACATCTTCAGCGGCTTCATGGGCTCGCTGCCCGGCATGATGTACGACCAGATCTCGGCAGGCGCGGGCGCCAACCCCGTGCCCACGGACCGGCTGTGGGGTGCGGCGCTCACGCTCATCCTGCTGATCGCCCTGCTGAATGTCGGCGCCCGCTTCGTCGCGAAAATCTTTGCCCCGAAAAAGGTTTAG
- the phoU gene encoding phosphate signaling complex protein PhoU: MRIQYHEQLASLNDQLGAMCELAGTAMERATQSLLQADLVLAEQVISDHEKMTTLSAQAEESAFVLLALQAPVAGDLRTVVSAIQIIADVDRMGALALHVAKIARRRHPQHALPEEVNGYFAEMGRVAVELGHAAREVLITRDPEKAARIQEEDDAMDDLHGHLFTVLMDREWKHGVMAAVDVTLLSRFYERFADHAVEVARRVIFQVTGSYPDGEKVTSQQ, from the coding sequence ATGCGGATCCAGTACCATGAACAGCTTGCGTCACTGAACGACCAGCTCGGCGCGATGTGTGAGTTGGCGGGTACGGCGATGGAGCGTGCCACCCAGTCGCTGCTGCAAGCCGACCTGGTACTGGCCGAGCAGGTGATCAGCGACCACGAGAAGATGACGACGCTCAGCGCCCAGGCCGAGGAGTCGGCGTTCGTACTGCTCGCGCTGCAGGCCCCGGTGGCCGGTGACCTCCGCACCGTGGTGAGCGCGATCCAGATCATCGCCGATGTCGATCGCATGGGCGCCCTCGCGCTGCATGTCGCGAAGATCGCCCGCAGGCGCCATCCCCAGCATGCGCTGCCCGAAGAGGTCAACGGCTACTTCGCGGAGATGGGCCGCGTCGCCGTCGAGCTCGGGCACGCTGCGCGCGAGGTGCTGATCACGCGGGATCCGGAGAAGGCCGCCCGGATCCAGGAGGAAGACGATGCGATGGACGATCTGCACGGTCACCTCTTCACGGTGTTGATGGACCGCGAGTGGAAGCACGGCGTGATGGCCGCGGTCGACGTCACGTTGCTCAGCCGGTTCTACGAGCGCTTCGCCGACCATGCGGTGGAGGTGGCCCGCCGGGTCATCTTCCAGGTCACCGGCAGCTATCCCGACGGCGAGAAGGTCACCTCGCAGCAGTGA
- the pstB gene encoding phosphate ABC transporter ATP-binding protein PstB, with translation MAKRLDLKDVNIYYGAFHAVADVSLAVQPRSVTAFIGPSGCGKSTVLRTLNRMHEVIPGARVEGSVLLDGEDIYGPGVDPVGVRKTIGMVFQRPNPFPTMSIRDNVVAGLKLQGVRNKKTLDEVAERSLRGANLWNEVKDRLDKPGGGLSGGQQQRLCIARAIAVQPDVLLMDEPCSALDPISTLAIEDLIATLKLDYTIVIVTHNMQQAARVSDQTAFFNLEATGKPGRLIEIDDTEKIFSNPSQKATEDYISGRFG, from the coding sequence ATGGCCAAACGGCTTGATCTCAAAGACGTCAACATCTACTACGGCGCGTTCCACGCGGTTGCCGACGTGTCACTCGCGGTGCAGCCGCGCAGCGTCACGGCGTTCATCGGCCCGTCGGGCTGCGGCAAGTCCACGGTGCTGCGCACGCTCAACCGCATGCACGAGGTCATCCCCGGCGCGCGCGTCGAGGGGTCGGTGCTGCTCGACGGCGAGGACATCTACGGTCCTGGCGTGGATCCGGTGGGTGTCCGCAAGACCATCGGCATGGTGTTCCAGCGTCCGAACCCGTTTCCCACCATGTCGATTCGCGACAATGTGGTGGCGGGTCTCAAGCTGCAGGGCGTGCGCAACAAGAAGACCCTCGACGAGGTGGCCGAGCGGTCGCTGCGCGGGGCGAACCTGTGGAACGAGGTCAAGGACCGGCTCGACAAGCCGGGCGGCGGCCTGTCCGGCGGCCAGCAGCAGCGCCTGTGCATCGCGCGTGCGATCGCGGTGCAGCCCGATGTGCTGCTGATGGACGAGCCGTGCTCGGCGCTCGACCCGATCTCGACGCTGGCGATCGAAGACCTGATCGCGACGCTCAAGCTCGACTACACGATCGTCATCGTCACACACAACATGCAGCAAGCGGCGCGCGTCAGCGATCAGACCGCATTCTTCAATCTCGAAGCCACCGGCAAACCGGGCCGGCTCATCGAGATCGACGACACCGAGAAGATCTTCTCCAACCCCAGCCAGAAGGCGACCGAGGATTACATCTCCGGCCGTTTCGGCTGA
- a CDS encoding DUF732 domain-containing protein, which yields MKARRRGIAMFFGRRTVLAISAAAVAVGMTAGIAPAHASVEDDRYLAIVEQLKVPGSAEAAIQVGHEICNAMEAGKIEPARTVRGVISHLMNQAGISKGQAAGLVRGAVSVYCPQYTSLVGR from the coding sequence ATGAAGGCTCGACGAAGGGGCATCGCGATGTTCTTCGGGCGCAGGACTGTCCTGGCCATCAGCGCGGCAGCGGTCGCCGTCGGCATGACGGCCGGTATCGCACCCGCGCACGCGTCGGTCGAGGACGACCGATATCTGGCCATCGTCGAACAGCTCAAGGTCCCGGGTTCAGCGGAGGCCGCGATCCAGGTCGGGCATGAGATATGCAACGCCATGGAGGCAGGGAAGATCGAACCCGCGCGCACCGTCCGCGGCGTGATCAGCCATCTGATGAACCAGGCCGGCATCAGCAAGGGCCAGGCGGCCGGCCTCGTGCGCGGCGCGGTCAGCGTGTACTGCCCGCAGTACACCAGTCTGGTCGGGCGGTAG
- a CDS encoding TetR/AcrR family transcriptional regulator: MPSGQRRGRWSGVPLRERTALRRDELIAAGVKLLGAAEGPALTVRAVCREAGLTERYFYECFNDRDGFVRAVYDDVCAAAMSALTTADTPRKAVEQFVALMVDDPTRGRVLLLAPESEPVLTRSGAEWMPNFIDLLQRKLTRIADPVRQAMVATSLIGALTALFTAYLNDRLPATRDQFIDFCVDMLLGRVGNF; the protein is encoded by the coding sequence GTGCCGTCCGGTCAACGACGTGGCCGATGGTCCGGCGTCCCGCTGCGGGAACGCACGGCCCTGCGCCGCGACGAACTGATCGCCGCCGGGGTCAAACTGCTCGGCGCCGCCGAGGGGCCGGCGTTGACCGTGCGCGCGGTCTGCCGGGAAGCCGGACTCACCGAGCGCTACTTCTATGAGTGCTTCAACGACCGTGACGGCTTCGTACGCGCCGTGTACGACGACGTGTGCGCGGCCGCGATGTCCGCCCTCACCACGGCAGACACCCCACGCAAGGCCGTGGAACAGTTCGTCGCGCTCATGGTCGACGACCCGACGCGCGGCCGGGTGCTGCTGCTCGCACCGGAGTCCGAACCCGTGCTGACACGCTCGGGCGCGGAGTGGATGCCGAACTTCATCGACCTGCTGCAGCGCAAGCTGACCCGCATCGCCGACCCGGTGCGCCAGGCGATGGTCGCCACGAGTCTGATCGGTGCGTTGACGGCGCTGTTCACCGCGTACCTCAACGACCGACTGCCCGCCACGCGAGATCAGTTCATCGACTTCTGTGTCGACATGCTGCTCGGGCGGGTCGGGAATTTCTAG
- a CDS encoding oxygenase MpaB family protein — MTQDTSGTCPVTSGSTRLAAGCPAALGGYEAPPEVLGPDSLTWRIFGDWRGLLQGPWAGSMQNMHPQLGAAVEEHSIFFRERIPRLLRSLYPIGGVVFDGDRAPQTGAQVRDYHIGIKGVDAQGRRYSALNPDVFYWAHSTFFMGTILTAERFGGGLTEDQKRRLFDEHIIWYRQYGMSMRPVPKTWEEFGEYWDHMCRNVLENNYAAREVLDLSTMPKHPSLQWIPDWLWKLNLKVLGPFAVWVTVGLYDPPVRELMGYTWSNRDEKLHRLFGKAVHYTFKMVPERRRRHPRARAGWDRATGRIPADAPLVETPARNLPPEDVRDSPWHYCPAATR; from the coding sequence GTGACACAAGATACTTCTGGGACGTGCCCGGTGACCAGCGGATCCACCCGCCTGGCCGCGGGCTGTCCGGCTGCGCTCGGTGGCTACGAGGCACCGCCGGAGGTTCTCGGCCCCGACTCGCTGACCTGGAGAATCTTCGGGGACTGGCGCGGTCTGCTGCAGGGTCCCTGGGCCGGTTCGATGCAGAACATGCATCCGCAACTGGGCGCGGCCGTCGAGGAGCACTCGATCTTCTTCCGGGAACGCATCCCGCGCCTGCTGCGCTCGCTGTATCCGATCGGCGGGGTGGTGTTCGACGGTGACCGGGCCCCGCAGACCGGAGCGCAGGTCCGTGACTACCACATCGGCATCAAGGGTGTCGACGCGCAGGGGCGCCGCTACAGCGCACTCAACCCCGACGTCTTCTACTGGGCGCACTCGACGTTCTTCATGGGCACGATCCTCACCGCCGAGCGGTTCGGCGGCGGGCTCACCGAGGATCAGAAGCGCCGGCTGTTCGACGAGCACATCATCTGGTATCGCCAGTACGGCATGAGCATGCGGCCCGTACCCAAAACCTGGGAGGAGTTCGGTGAGTACTGGGATCACATGTGCCGCAACGTGTTGGAGAACAACTATGCGGCCCGCGAGGTGCTCGACCTGTCGACGATGCCCAAACATCCCTCCCTGCAGTGGATTCCGGACTGGCTGTGGAAGCTGAACCTGAAAGTCCTTGGCCCTTTCGCGGTCTGGGTCACCGTGGGGCTCTACGACCCGCCGGTACGCGAGCTCATGGGCTACACGTGGTCGAACCGCGACGAGAAACTGCACCGGTTGTTCGGCAAGGCCGTGCACTACACCTTCAAGATGGTGCCGGAACGCCGTCGCAGGCATCCACGCGCACGGGCCGGCTGGGATCGCGCCACGGGTCGCATCCCGGCCGACGCGCCGCTGGTGGAGACGCCGGCCCGCAACCTGCCCCCGGAGGATGTGCGGGACAGCCCGTGGCATTACTGCCCGGCGGCCACCAGATAG
- a CDS encoding LCP family protein, with product MSDGDNAAPGRRRHRAPEDGFDTTADTSFDSEWITRSPRPSPGAAPWERLEDARIRDPRTEPRFADVSDAPHESDAAHESDDVTPADEPTGNHADGVTVADLIAKIAGGDAAARPRRSRRRREAEPEPEPEYEAGPEPEFEARHEPAYEPEPEPGVAAAPEPAPSADPTEVLQAIRYPVDEAEYPDDGYADVDDPGPQNLAPLFEPAFAPLPFATANPDPDACDTEIIPAVPGSDEHADLPDTHRDSWRPGRRARPLHIGADDVDEPRPRTHNRKAMIVGRAAAAMIAALTLVLTGGAWQWQSSKNDSLNKVAALDPESRDILDPNAQFGDENFLIVGMDSRFGENAQMGAGNTEDADGARSDTIMLVNIPASRERVVAVSFPRDLAITPMQCEPWDPETGTYGPIWDEASGTYGPDKVYTETKLNSAFAFGGPKCLVKVIQKISGLSVNRFMAVDFAGFSKMVDALGGVEVCSTTPLEDYELGTVLPTAGRQIVDGHTALNYVRARQVTTEYNGDYGRIKRQQLFLSSLLRSLISKDTFFSLSKLNNVVNMFIADSYVDNIKTKDLVDLGQSVQGVNAGRITFVTIPTTGYADEWGNEQPRLDDVRALFDAIINDDPLPGEKNPDNTPVPGTPESTTNTAQAPQSTSPAPQPAHAAPAPGSAEMVDTVTTEPQQVTVKVSNSTGQSGLAATAAGELEQHGFNVTTPDDYPGPLDATTVFFSPGNEEAAATVASSFSNAAIERVAGLGDVVQVVLGTDFMAVNPPSPSGSAIQVKLVRGTSSTPTQLPEDLSVTNAADATCE from the coding sequence ATGAGTGACGGCGACAACGCCGCTCCTGGCCGTCGGCGCCATCGCGCCCCCGAAGACGGCTTCGACACCACCGCTGACACCAGCTTCGACAGTGAATGGATTACCCGATCACCGCGGCCTTCACCAGGCGCCGCGCCGTGGGAGCGTCTCGAAGACGCGCGCATCCGGGATCCTCGGACCGAGCCGCGGTTCGCCGACGTGTCCGACGCGCCCCACGAGTCCGACGCGGCCCACGAATCCGACGACGTGACCCCGGCCGACGAGCCCACCGGTAACCACGCCGACGGTGTCACCGTCGCCGATCTCATCGCGAAGATCGCGGGCGGCGATGCGGCCGCCAGGCCACGCCGGTCGCGTCGCCGCCGCGAGGCCGAGCCGGAACCCGAACCGGAGTACGAGGCCGGTCCCGAGCCCGAGTTCGAGGCTCGACATGAGCCCGCCTACGAGCCCGAGCCGGAACCCGGGGTCGCCGCGGCTCCCGAACCGGCCCCGTCCGCCGACCCGACCGAGGTCCTACAGGCGATCCGGTATCCCGTCGACGAGGCCGAGTACCCCGACGACGGGTACGCGGACGTCGATGACCCCGGGCCACAGAACCTCGCTCCCCTCTTCGAACCGGCGTTCGCGCCGCTGCCGTTCGCCACCGCGAACCCCGATCCCGACGCGTGCGACACGGAGATCATCCCGGCCGTCCCTGGGTCCGACGAGCACGCCGATCTGCCCGATACGCACCGCGACTCGTGGCGGCCCGGTCGTCGCGCCCGTCCGCTGCACATCGGCGCCGACGACGTCGACGAACCCCGACCACGCACCCACAACCGCAAGGCGATGATCGTGGGCCGCGCGGCAGCGGCGATGATCGCCGCACTGACGCTCGTGCTGACCGGCGGCGCGTGGCAGTGGCAGTCATCGAAGAACGACTCCCTCAACAAGGTGGCCGCGCTCGACCCCGAGTCACGCGACATCCTCGACCCCAACGCGCAGTTCGGCGACGAGAACTTCCTGATCGTCGGCATGGACAGCCGCTTCGGTGAGAACGCACAGATGGGCGCGGGGAACACCGAGGACGCCGACGGCGCCCGGTCGGACACGATCATGCTGGTGAACATCCCCGCCAGCCGTGAACGCGTCGTGGCGGTGTCGTTCCCGCGTGACCTCGCCATCACACCCATGCAGTGCGAGCCATGGGATCCCGAGACCGGCACGTACGGACCGATCTGGGACGAGGCATCGGGCACCTACGGCCCTGACAAGGTCTACACCGAGACCAAGCTGAATTCGGCGTTTGCGTTCGGCGGCCCGAAGTGCCTGGTGAAGGTGATCCAGAAGATCTCCGGGCTGTCCGTGAACCGGTTCATGGCCGTCGACTTCGCCGGCTTCTCGAAAATGGTCGACGCGCTCGGCGGGGTCGAGGTGTGCAGCACCACGCCGCTGGAGGACTACGAACTCGGCACCGTGCTGCCGACCGCCGGACGGCAGATCGTCGACGGGCACACCGCGCTGAACTACGTGCGCGCCCGTCAGGTCACCACCGAGTACAACGGCGACTACGGCCGCATCAAGCGTCAGCAGTTGTTCCTCTCGTCGCTGCTGCGCTCGCTGATCTCCAAGGACACGTTCTTCTCGTTGAGCAAGCTCAACAACGTCGTCAACATGTTCATCGCCGACAGCTACGTCGACAACATCAAGACCAAGGATCTCGTCGACCTCGGCCAGTCGGTGCAGGGCGTCAATGCCGGCCGCATCACCTTCGTGACGATCCCGACCACGGGTTACGCCGACGAATGGGGCAACGAGCAGCCGCGCCTCGACGACGTGCGGGCGCTGTTCGACGCGATCATCAACGACGACCCGCTGCCCGGTGAGAAGAACCCGGACAACACGCCCGTCCCGGGCACGCCGGAATCGACCACCAACACCGCACAGGCGCCGCAGAGCACTTCCCCCGCCCCGCAGCCCGCACACGCGGCACCGGCTCCCGGTTCCGCCGAGATGGTCGACACGGTGACGACCGAACCGCAACAGGTCACCGTCAAGGTGTCCAACTCGACCGGTCAGAGCGGGCTCGCGGCGACCGCGGCCGGTGAACTCGAGCAGCACGGTTTCAACGTGACCACCCCGGACGACTACCCGGGTCCCCTGGACGCCACCACGGTGTTCTTCTCCCCCGGCAACGAGGAGGCGGCCGCGACCGTCGCGTCATCGTTCTCCAATGCCGCCATCGAGCGGGTCGCCGGCCTCGGTGATGTGGTCCAGGTGGTGCTCGGAACGGACTTCATGGCCGTCAACCCACCCAGCCCCAGCGGTTCGGCCATCCAGGTCAAGCTGGTGCGTGGCACGAGCAGCACCCCGACGCAACTGCCGGAGGATCTGTCGGTGACCAACGCCGCCGACGCCACCTGCGAATGA